A section of the Capra hircus breed San Clemente chromosome 23, ASM170441v1, whole genome shotgun sequence genome encodes:
- the LOC102189916 gene encoding butyrophilin-like protein 1 → MGAPCSALKKMASFPGLFPAGVLPALLWVSMWGSPVSGFSVMGPAQPIKVSLGADATLPCQLSPEQSAAHMQIRWYRTQLSPVVLMYQNGQEQDGEQMLEYRGRTELVEDSISRGAVALLIQHVRASDDGQYWCHFNDGHISREAVVELYVIGLGSAPHVRMMGPEDHGIQVLCSSGGWFPKPWVQWRDTAGEKLLSLSESQTQDGDGLFHVEASLVVTDSSLGNVTCSVQNPVSGQEKASAIFLPEPFFPRTSPWKTALAGTLPVLVLLLIGISYTGWREHRAKTREVEKRKEASHQRDKVAKEKEEAHSIKRKLEEDLEQRKALYNKDWKKALIYPDWRKEQFEHVPVIENHENIHQNNSDFRKEPQAVLCKKQGGGNLLKLDQKGFTKGRHYWEVDIEDTDEWTLGIFEEPTERSGLLSDLEKMKFNVLEKRGCEYRALTCSRQDIFQKEPLQIEKCPLKIVIFLDYEDSDISFYDMTDETHIFSFTHANFSGSVYPYFKLKSMEFSPAARY, encoded by the exons ATG GGTGCTCCATGTTCTGCTCTGAAGAAGATGGCAAGTTTTCCTGGCCTCTTTCCTGCTGGTGTTCTCCCTGCTCTCCTCTGGGTGTCCATGTGGGGCTCCCCAG TGTCCGGGTTTTCTGTGATGGGACCAGCTCAGCCCATCAAGGTCTCACTAGGAGCAGATGCCACTCTGCCCTGCCAGTTGTCCCCTGAGCAGAGTGCAGCCCACATGCAGATCCGGTGGTACcgaacccagctctccccagTGGTGCTCATGTACCAGAATGGGCAGGAACAAGACGGGGAGCAAATGCTGGAATACCGTGGTAGGACAGAGTTGGTGGAGGACTCCATCAGCAGAGGGGCTGTGGCTCTGCTGATCCAACACGTCCGTGCCTCTGATGATGGCCAATATTGGTGTCATTTTAATGATGGTCACATCTCCCGGGAAGCTGTTGTGGAGCTGTACGTGATAG GCTTGGGCTCTGCCCCTCACGTTCGCATGATGGGGCCTGAGGATCATGGGATCCAAGTTCTGTGTTCCTCCGGTGGCTGGTTCCCCAAACCCTGGGTACAGTGGAGAGACACAGCGGGAGAGAAGCTGCTATCCCTCTCTGAATCTCAGACTCAAGATGGAGATGGGCTCTTCCATGTGGAGGCATCTCTTGTGGTCACAGACAGCTCTCTGGGCAACGTGACCTGCTCCGTCCAGAACCCCGTCTCTGGCCAGGAGAAAGCGTCAGCCATCTTCCTTCCAG AGCCCTTCTTCCCCAGAACGTCTCCATGGAAGACGGCCCTGGCTGGGACCCTCCCTGTGCTGGTGCTTCTCCTCATCGGGATCAGCTACACTGGCTGGAGAGAACATAGAGCCAAAACCAGAGAagtagagaaaaggaaggaagcatCTCATCAAAGAGACAAGGTGgcgaaagaaaaggaagaggcacATTCAATCAAAA ggAAGCTTGAAGAAGATCTCG AACAACGAAAGGCATTATACAACAAAG ACTGGAAGAAGGCCCTGATATATCCTG ACTGGAGGAAGGAACAGTTTGAACATG ttcCTGTGATTGAAAATCATGAAAACATTCATCAGAACAATTCTGACTTCAGAAAGGAACCTCAGGCAGTATTATGTAAAAAGCAAGGAGGTGGCAATCTTCTCAAACTTGATCAGAAAGGATTCACTAAGGGGAGACATTACTGGGAGGTGGACATTGAGGACACTGATGAATGGACTCTAGGCATTTTTGAGGAGCCCACAGAAAGGAGTGGGTTACTCAGTGATCTAGAGAAGATGAAGTTCAATGTCTTAGAGAAGAGAGGATGTGAATACAGGGCTCTCACTTGTTCTCGCCAAGACATTTTCCAAAAAGAGCCTCTCCAAATTGAAAAGTGTCCACTAAAGATTGTGATTTTCTTGGATTATGAGGATAGTGACATTTCTTTCTATGACATGACTgatgaaacccacatcttctCCTTCACCCATGCCAACTTCTCTGGGTCAGTCTATCCTTACTTCAAACTGaaatccatggagttctcccCAGCTGCAAGATATTGA
- the LOC102189636 gene encoding butyrophilin subfamily 1 member A1, translated as MVCSPDFSLLRDLFLILLFQMSMKGSDSFLVIGPSEPIVAMLGADTVLPCRVHPAMNVENMEIRWFRNQFSEAVFVYQNGMEQVGEQLVDFKGRAELVKDYITEGRVAVRIHSLRVSDNGMYKCFFKKGTDFEEAVLELKVIGLGSGPRVFLVGPEDGGIRLKCTGKGWFPQPEVQWEDVKGEKIPSVSEDEIQDDDGLFQIEASLIVRDSSKTQVSCSMKNPFFGQEQVETIFIPESFFPRPSPWKAAFAVTLVILGISAGAIVYLAWKERQGKKKLSKVKEEKQKESKSKESLERELARRKELYQQDWRKAELYADWRKEQFKAAAFTLDPKTAHPNLVLSENKQHVSLKNNVSQNGDASTHEEQRDSEVIFSVLGEKSFTQRDTNRQYWEVEVKTRTEAGSATRCVLGICSETAKREGWFVEAPEKNFWVLVHEEGKVIIPNSQKNSPSLRQQPHRIGVFLDWEAGNLSFYNMADGSHIYSFTGITFCGTLFPYFSLRGTGASLTICSTSDHPENCPDSSPKTSLTHLSSCDTSVPQEANSLLQEVNVSTSAASAQASYRYVVQESCPS; from the exons ATGGTGTGTTCCCCAGACTTCTCTCTACTTAGAGACCTCTTTCTGATCCTGCTTTTCCAGATGTCCATGAAGGGCTCAg ATTCCTTTTTGGTGATTGGCCCCTCGGAACCCATCGTGGCCATGTTGGGTGCAGACACGGTGCTGCCCTGCCGTGTGCACCCAGCCATGAACGTGGAGAATATGGAGATCCGGTGGTTTCGCAACCAGTTCTCAGAGGCCGTGTTTGTGTATCAGAATGGAATGGAGCAGGTGGGAGAACAACTAGTCGATTTCAAAGGGAGAGCTGAGCTGGTGAAAGACTACATCACTGAGGGAAGAGTAGCTGTGAGAATCCACAGCCTCCGGGTCTCAGACAATGGAATGTacaagtgcttttttaaaaaaggaactgaTTTCGAAGAAGCCGTTTTGGAGCTAAAGGTGATAG GTCTAGGTTCTGGTCCTCGCGTTTTCTTGGTGGGTCCAGAAGATGGAGGAATAAGGTTGAAGTGCACAGGCAAGGGATGGTTTCCCCAGCCTGAAGTGCAATGGGAAGATGTGAAGGGAGAGAAGATCCCATCTGTCTCTGAGGACGAGATACAAGATGATGATGGCTTGTTTCAGATTGAGGCATCCCTCATTGTGAGAGACAGCTCAAAGACACAAGTGTCCTGTTCCATGAAGAACCCCTTCTTTGGACAAGAGCAAGTGGAAACCATTTTTATCCCAG AATCCTTCTTCCCCAGGCCCTCTCCTTGGAAGGCAGCATTTGCTGTGACTTTGGTGATACTTGGGATTTCAGCTGGTGCTATTGTGTATTTGGCCTGGAAAGAACGACAGGGAAAGAAGAAACTATCAAAAGTcaaggaagaaaagcagaaagaaagtaAATCTAAAG aatcGTTGGAGAGAGAGCTTG CCAGAAGGAAAGAATTATATCAGCAAG ACTGGAGAAAAGCTGAATTATATGCTG actGGAGGAAGGAACAATTCAAAGCAG CGGCTTTCACTCTGGATCCGAAAACAGCTCACCCCAACCTCGTCTTATCTGAGAACAAGCAAcacgtttctttaaaaaataatgtttcccaGAACGGTGATGCCTCAACACATGAAGAGCAAAGGGATTCTGAAGTCATCTTCAGTGTTCTGGGTGAGAAGTCCTTCACCCAGAGAGACACGAACAGACAATACTGGGAGGTAGAAGTAAAAACGAGGACAGAAGCTGGATCTGCAACTCGATGCGTTCTGGGCATTTGCTCAGAGACGGCAAAGAGAGAGGGCTGGTTTGTAGAAGCTCCAGAGAAGAATTTTTGGGTTTTGGTACACGAGGAAGGAAAAGTCATAATTCCCAACTCCCAGAAAAACTCTCCATCACTTAGGCAGCAGCCCCACAGGATAGGAGTTTTCCTGGACTGGGAAGCTGGGAACCTGTCCTTTTATAACATGGCCGACGGGTCCCACATCTATTCTTTCACTGGCATCACCTTCTGTGGGACCCTTTTCCCTTATTTTAGCCTTCGGGGTACTGGCGCATCTTTGACCATCTGCTCAACTTCAGATCACCCTGAGAATTGTCCTGATTCTTCTCCAAAGACCTCTCTAACTCATTTAAGTAGTTGTGATACAAGTGTCCCCCAAGAAGCTAACTCTCTGTTACAAGAAGTGAATGTCAGCACCTCCGCTGCCTCTGCTCAGGCTTCTTACAGGTATGTTGTTCAAGAAAGCTGTCCTTCTTGA